In Streptomyces sp. NBC_00433, a single genomic region encodes these proteins:
- a CDS encoding cytochrome c biogenesis protein ResB, with amino-acid sequence MSITEKTEREDLGAAGAQLSTAPADTFAEAPALGLLGWARWMWRQLTSMRVALILLFLLSLAAIPGSLIPQHSDQLKLDAFKAKHTTVSPIYEKVGLFHVYSSPWFAAIYILLFVSLAGCIVPRSWQFVGQLRSRPPRAPRNLTRLPAYSTWRTDASPEEVAEAARKALRGRRFRTSVTDTSVAGEKGYLREFGNLVFHVSLFGLLIAFALTSLEKAEGGKLVVEGDGFVNNLTQYDDFSGGTLYGADDLQPFGFDLDNFEQKYATSGPEKGTALKFQANIHYYSGTDGKPVQGKISINHPLSIGGEKVYLISHGYAPVVSIKDGKGNVVREIVPFLPQDTAMTSPGVIKAPDTLGTDGKPDQLAFRGIFTPTVALNATRGWYSTFPTLQKPMLILNALHGDLGIDSGAQQNVYQLDDTHLKSFTDDKGNPFAKAMQIGDTMVLPNGAGSLTFEGVKTWASFSITHQSGNEGALISGVGAILGLAGSLFIQRRRIWVRAARAEDGVTVVEMGGLGRSESARIADEIGDVALQLLPDAPVKPEDEDETTAVNDDEGARA; translated from the coding sequence ATGAGCATCACGGAGAAGACCGAGCGCGAAGACCTCGGCGCGGCGGGCGCGCAGCTGAGCACCGCACCCGCCGACACTTTCGCGGAGGCGCCCGCCCTCGGGCTGCTCGGCTGGGCGCGCTGGATGTGGCGGCAGCTGACCTCGATGCGGGTCGCGCTGATCCTGCTGTTCCTGCTGTCGCTCGCGGCGATCCCCGGCTCGCTGATCCCGCAGCACAGCGACCAGCTCAAGCTCGACGCCTTCAAGGCCAAGCACACCACGGTCAGCCCGATATACGAGAAGGTCGGGCTCTTCCACGTGTACAGCTCGCCGTGGTTCGCGGCGATCTACATCCTGCTGTTCGTCTCGCTGGCCGGCTGCATCGTGCCGCGCAGCTGGCAGTTCGTCGGCCAGCTGCGGTCCCGGCCGCCCCGCGCCCCGCGCAACCTCACCCGGCTGCCCGCGTACAGCACATGGCGCACCGACGCGAGCCCGGAGGAGGTGGCCGAGGCGGCCCGCAAGGCGCTGCGCGGGCGGCGCTTCCGCACCAGCGTCACCGACACCTCGGTGGCCGGCGAGAAGGGCTACCTGCGGGAGTTCGGCAACCTGGTCTTCCACGTCTCGCTGTTCGGGCTGCTGATCGCCTTCGCGCTGACGTCGCTGGAGAAGGCGGAAGGCGGCAAGCTGGTCGTCGAGGGCGACGGCTTCGTCAACAACCTCACCCAATACGACGACTTCAGCGGCGGCACCCTCTACGGAGCCGACGATCTCCAACCCTTCGGCTTCGACCTGGACAACTTCGAGCAGAAGTACGCCACCAGCGGCCCGGAGAAGGGCACCGCGCTCAAATTCCAGGCCAACATCCACTACTACAGCGGCACCGACGGCAAACCCGTCCAGGGCAAGATCTCGATCAACCACCCGCTGAGCATCGGCGGCGAGAAGGTCTACCTGATCTCGCACGGCTACGCGCCGGTCGTCTCCATCAAGGACGGCAAGGGCAACGTGGTGCGCGAGATCGTGCCGTTCCTGCCGCAGGACACCGCCATGACCTCGCCCGGGGTCATCAAGGCGCCCGACACGCTCGGCACCGACGGCAAGCCGGACCAGCTGGCCTTCCGCGGCATCTTCACCCCGACGGTGGCCCTGAACGCCACCCGGGGCTGGTATTCCACCTTCCCGACCCTGCAGAAGCCGATGCTGATCCTGAACGCCCTGCACGGCGACCTCGGTATCGACTCCGGCGCCCAGCAGAACGTCTACCAGCTCGACGACACGCACCTGAAGTCCTTCACGGACGACAAGGGCAACCCGTTCGCCAAGGCGATGCAGATCGGCGACACCATGGTGCTGCCGAACGGCGCGGGCAGCCTCACCTTCGAGGGCGTCAAGACCTGGGCCAGCTTCAGCATCACCCACCAGTCGGGCAACGAGGGCGCCCTGATCAGCGGCGTCGGCGCGATCCTGGGCCTGGCCGGGTCGCTGTTCATCCAGCGCCGCAGGATCTGGGTGCGGGCGGCGCGGGCCGAGGACGGCGTGACCGTCGTGGAGATGGGCGGCCTCGGCCGCAGCGAGTCCGCGCGGATCGCCGACGAGATCGGCGACGTAGCCCTGCAACTGCTCCCGGACGCGCCTGTCAAACCCGAGGACGAGGACGAGACCACAGCCGTGAACGACGACGAAGGAGCGCGCGCGTGA
- a CDS encoding cytochrome c biogenesis CcdA family protein: MIALAVDENQTVLTGALLAAIPVAMFAGLISFFSPCVLPLVPGYLSYVTGVTGTDLAEARRGRMLAGASLFVLGFSAVFVSGGALFGNFGQTLQVHREILTKIFGALTIVLGLAFMGIVGGVTQREFRFHTKPALGLAGAPLLGVLFGLGWAPCVGPTLGAVNALAFSDASAGRGALLMAFYCAGLGVPFIVAAIAFRRTLGAFAWVKRHYVWVIRTGGTMLVAVGVLLVTGVWEHITYQMQIWSSSFTPGI; this comes from the coding sequence CTGATCGCCCTGGCGGTCGACGAGAACCAGACGGTGCTCACCGGAGCGCTGCTGGCCGCCATCCCCGTCGCGATGTTCGCCGGCCTGATCTCGTTCTTCTCGCCCTGCGTGCTGCCGCTGGTCCCCGGCTACCTGTCGTACGTCACCGGGGTGACCGGCACCGACCTGGCCGAGGCCAGGCGGGGCAGGATGCTGGCGGGCGCGTCGCTCTTCGTGCTCGGCTTCAGCGCCGTCTTCGTCTCCGGCGGCGCCCTCTTCGGCAACTTCGGGCAGACCCTCCAGGTCCACCGCGAGATCCTGACGAAGATATTCGGCGCGCTGACCATCGTGCTGGGCCTGGCCTTCATGGGCATCGTCGGCGGGGTCACCCAGCGGGAGTTCCGCTTCCACACCAAGCCCGCGCTGGGCCTGGCGGGGGCGCCGCTGCTCGGCGTGCTGTTCGGACTCGGCTGGGCGCCCTGCGTCGGCCCGACCCTCGGCGCGGTCAACGCGCTGGCCTTCAGCGACGCCAGCGCGGGCCGCGGCGCCCTGCTGATGGCCTTCTACTGCGCGGGACTCGGCGTCCCCTTCATCGTCGCGGCCATAGCTTTCCGCCGTACGCTGGGCGCCTTCGCCTGGGTCAAGCGCCACTACGTGTGGGTGATCAGGACCGGCGGGACCATGCTCGTGGCGGTCGGCGTCCTGCTGGTCACCGGAGTGTGGGAACACATCACCTACCAGATGCAGATCTGGTCGAGCAGCTTCACCCCAGGGATCTGA
- a CDS encoding TlpA family protein disulfide reductase translates to MSPTRAPRRRPLRSAVALVGAAVVALALAACSSSSTGSNSGSSNFVSGSGEITVLKPADREPAPDLSGKTVAGGQDSLAAYKGKVVVINIWGSWCGPCRAEAPHLVDVSAADKAKGVQFLGINTRDLTASNAAAFTKRYGITYPNLYDPYGKLILRFPKGSLNPQSLPATLVIDRQGRLAARALKPLGEDDLNQLIDPIAAEK, encoded by the coding sequence ATGAGTCCTACGCGCGCCCCTCGACGTCGCCCGCTCCGCAGTGCCGTCGCACTGGTCGGAGCCGCCGTCGTGGCGCTGGCGCTCGCCGCCTGCTCGTCGTCCTCGACCGGCTCGAACTCGGGCAGTTCCAACTTCGTCAGCGGCAGCGGCGAGATCACCGTACTCAAGCCCGCGGACCGCGAGCCGGCCCCCGACCTGTCGGGGAAGACCGTGGCGGGCGGGCAGGACAGCCTGGCCGCGTACAAGGGCAAGGTCGTCGTCATCAACATCTGGGGCTCCTGGTGCGGCCCCTGCCGCGCCGAGGCCCCCCACCTGGTGGACGTGTCGGCCGCGGACAAGGCCAAGGGAGTGCAGTTCCTCGGCATCAACACCCGGGACCTGACCGCCTCGAACGCCGCCGCCTTCACCAAGCGCTACGGCATCACCTACCCCAACCTCTACGACCCCTACGGCAAGCTGATCCTGCGCTTCCCCAAGGGCAGCCTCAACCCGCAGAGCCTGCCCGCCACACTGGTCATCGACCGGCAGGGCCGGCTCGCGGCACGGGCACTCAAGCCGCTCGGCGAGGACGACCTGAACCAGCTGATCGACCCGATCGCCGCGGAGAAGTGA
- a CDS encoding histidine phosphatase family protein, with protein MSNAGSGSDELTVVHVVRHGEVHNPGGVLYGRAPGYHLSELGRRMADRVAEHLAERDVTYVVASPLERAQETAVPIAKAHGLDLAADRRLIEAANIFEGKTFGVGDGALRKPANWKYLTNPFRPSWGEPYVDQVVRMTAAVGAARDAARGHEAVCVSHQLPIWILRSYAERRRLWHDPRRRQCTLASVTSFTYRGDEIVSVGYSEPAIDLVPPHLRGGGAKPPKGTKAFGA; from the coding sequence ATGAGCAACGCCGGTTCTGGCAGCGACGAGTTGACCGTGGTGCACGTCGTGCGGCACGGCGAGGTCCACAATCCCGGCGGGGTGCTCTACGGCAGGGCGCCCGGCTACCACCTGTCCGAGCTGGGCCGGCGGATGGCCGACCGGGTCGCCGAGCACCTCGCGGAGCGGGACGTCACCTACGTGGTCGCCTCGCCCCTGGAGCGCGCCCAGGAGACGGCGGTGCCCATCGCCAAGGCGCACGGCCTGGACCTCGCGGCGGACCGCCGCCTCATCGAGGCCGCCAACATCTTCGAGGGCAAGACCTTCGGGGTCGGCGACGGGGCGCTGCGCAAGCCGGCCAACTGGAAATACCTCACGAACCCCTTCCGGCCGAGCTGGGGAGAGCCGTACGTCGACCAGGTCGTGCGCATGACCGCGGCCGTCGGTGCGGCTCGGGACGCCGCTCGCGGGCATGAGGCGGTGTGCGTCAGCCACCAGCTGCCGATCTGGATCCTGCGCTCCTACGCCGAGCGGCGGCGGTTGTGGCACGACCCGCGCCGCCGGCAGTGCACGCTGGCCAGCGTGACCAGCTTCACGTATCGCGGTGACGAGATCGTCTCCGTCGGCTATTCCGAGCCGGCCATCGACCTCGTGCCACCCCACCTCCGTGGTGGTGGCGCCAAGCCCCCGAAGGGCACCAAGGCCTTCGGGGCCTGA
- the hemL gene encoding glutamate-1-semialdehyde 2,1-aminomutase yields the protein MSYPYEAPVSQELFDRAAAVTPGGVNSPVRAFRAVGGTPRFMVSGTGPYLTDADGREYVDLVCSWGPMILGHAHPEVVAAVQDAVTRGTSFGTPSEGEVALAEEMVARVEPLDQVRLVSSGTEATMSAIRLARGFTGRAKVVKFAGCYHGHVDSLLAAAGSGLATFGLPDTPGVTGAQTGDTIVLPYNDLDAVRAAFAAHPGQIACVITEASPGNMGVVPPLDGFNAGLRDLCAADGALYVSDEVMTGFRVSKAGWYGLDGVRPDLMTFGKVMGGGFPAAAFGGRADVMAQLAPVGPVYQAGTLSGNPVATAAGLAQLRLLDDAAYATVDAVSAEIQGLVTAALGKEGVAHRLQTAGSMFSVFFTDEEVRDFEGAKRQQAYRFTPFFHSMLAQGVYVPPSAFESWFVSTAHDERAVERIAAALPAAARAAAEAHV from the coding sequence GTGAGCTATCCGTACGAAGCACCAGTGTCCCAGGAACTGTTCGACCGCGCGGCGGCCGTGACCCCAGGAGGCGTGAACTCTCCGGTCCGGGCCTTCCGCGCCGTGGGCGGTACGCCCCGCTTCATGGTGTCCGGTACCGGTCCGTACCTCACGGACGCCGACGGACGCGAGTACGTGGACCTGGTCTGCTCGTGGGGACCGATGATCCTCGGCCACGCGCACCCCGAGGTGGTCGCCGCCGTCCAGGACGCGGTGACCCGCGGTACGTCGTTCGGCACGCCCAGTGAGGGCGAGGTCGCGCTGGCCGAGGAGATGGTGGCCAGGGTCGAACCGCTGGACCAGGTACGGCTGGTGTCGTCCGGCACCGAGGCGACGATGTCCGCGATCCGGCTGGCCCGCGGCTTCACCGGGCGGGCGAAGGTCGTCAAGTTCGCCGGGTGCTACCACGGCCACGTGGACTCGCTGCTGGCCGCCGCCGGCTCCGGCCTGGCCACCTTCGGGCTGCCGGACACACCCGGCGTGACCGGCGCGCAGACCGGGGACACGATCGTGCTGCCGTACAACGACCTGGACGCGGTGCGGGCCGCGTTCGCCGCGCACCCCGGGCAGATCGCCTGCGTCATCACCGAGGCGTCGCCCGGCAACATGGGCGTCGTGCCGCCCCTCGACGGCTTCAACGCCGGGCTCAGGGACCTGTGCGCGGCCGACGGCGCCCTCTACGTCTCCGACGAGGTCATGACCGGCTTCCGGGTCAGCAAGGCCGGTTGGTACGGGCTCGACGGGGTCCGCCCCGACCTGATGACCTTCGGCAAGGTCATGGGCGGCGGCTTCCCCGCGGCGGCCTTCGGCGGGCGCGCGGACGTCATGGCGCAGCTCGCGCCGGTCGGCCCGGTCTACCAGGCGGGCACCCTGTCGGGGAATCCGGTGGCGACCGCGGCCGGGCTCGCGCAGCTGCGGCTGCTGGACGACGCGGCCTACGCGACGGTGGACGCGGTCTCCGCGGAGATCCAGGGGCTGGTGACGGCGGCGCTCGGCAAGGAGGGGGTCGCGCACCGCCTCCAGACGGCGGGCAGTATGTTCTCCGTCTTCTTCACGGACGAGGAGGTCCGTGACTTCGAGGGGGCGAAGCGGCAGCAGGCCTACCGCTTCACCCCGTTCTTCCACTCGATGCTGGCGCAGGGCGTGTACGTGCCCCCGTCGGCGTTCGAGTCCTGGTTCGTGTCGACCGCACACGACGAGCGGGCCGTGGAGCGTATCGCCGCCGCGCTGCCCGCCGCCGCACGTGCCGCAGCGGAGGCCCACGTATGA
- a CDS encoding dihydrofolate reductase family protein: MRKIVLMMSVSLDGFMEGPHREIDWHLVDEELHSYFNAHLSTMGAFLDGRVTYELMAEFWPTADEDPSASEPVKEFARIWRDMPKIVYSRTLESAEWNATVVREVVPAEVEALKAEPGGDLALGGADLAAAFAEHDLIDEYLVYVHPVLLGTGKRLFAGAAGRVSLRLADTRRFGNGVVLLRYARERG, encoded by the coding sequence ATGCGAAAGATCGTATTGATGATGTCGGTATCGCTCGACGGTTTCATGGAAGGGCCGCATCGCGAGATCGACTGGCATCTCGTGGACGAGGAGCTGCACAGCTACTTCAACGCGCACCTGAGCACCATGGGCGCATTTCTCGACGGGCGTGTCACATACGAACTCATGGCCGAATTCTGGCCGACCGCGGACGAGGACCCGTCGGCTTCCGAGCCGGTGAAGGAATTCGCCCGTATCTGGCGGGACATGCCCAAGATCGTCTACTCGCGGACGCTGGAGAGCGCCGAGTGGAATGCCACCGTCGTCCGCGAGGTCGTGCCCGCCGAGGTCGAGGCCCTCAAGGCGGAGCCGGGCGGCGATCTCGCCCTGGGCGGCGCCGACCTGGCCGCCGCCTTCGCCGAGCACGACCTCATCGACGAGTATCTGGTCTACGTGCACCCGGTGCTGCTGGGCACGGGCAAGCGGCTCTTCGCGGGCGCCGCCGGCCGCGTGAGCCTCCGGCTCGCCGACACCCGCAGGTTCGGGAACGGGGTGGTGCTGCTGCGCTACGCCCGCGAGCGCGGCTGA
- a CDS encoding cyclodeaminase/cyclohydrolase family protein, protein MHGQARFQDETVGGYLDRLAARSPAPGGGAAAALHAAQGAALLGMVARYSTGEKYAAQAAAIARITAESDELRSAALDLAAADAAAFTAVTDAYALPRADEAQKAARSAAIAQALAGAARPPADVIGVARRIVGLAEELLPIGNPNVVTDVAAAAEAARAAATTARVNVEVNLAGIKDPAARAGLSASTGDVDPLAERAAAVTEAVRGTLTR, encoded by the coding sequence GTGCACGGTCAGGCGCGGTTCCAGGACGAGACGGTCGGCGGCTATCTGGACCGGCTGGCGGCCCGGTCGCCTGCCCCCGGCGGCGGAGCGGCGGCCGCGCTGCACGCGGCCCAGGGCGCGGCCCTGCTGGGCATGGTCGCCCGTTACAGCACCGGTGAGAAATACGCCGCCCAGGCCGCCGCCATCGCCCGTATCACCGCCGAGAGCGACGAACTGCGCTCGGCCGCCCTGGACTTGGCCGCCGCCGACGCGGCGGCCTTCACCGCCGTGACCGACGCGTACGCGCTGCCGCGCGCGGACGAGGCGCAGAAGGCCGCCAGGTCGGCGGCCATCGCCCAGGCCCTCGCCGGAGCCGCCCGGCCGCCCGCCGACGTCATCGGCGTGGCCCGCCGGATCGTCGGCCTCGCGGAGGAGCTGCTGCCGATCGGCAACCCGAACGTCGTGACGGACGTCGCCGCCGCGGCGGAGGCGGCCAGGGCGGCGGCCACCACCGCCCGGGTGAATGTCGAGGTCAACCTCGCCGGCATCAAGGACCCCGCCGCCCGCGCCGGCCTGTCGGCGTCCACCGGCGACGTCGACCCGCTCGCCGAGCGGGCCGCGGCGGTGACCGAGGCGGTACGCGGGACGTTGACCCGCTGA
- a CDS encoding bifunctional 5,10-methylenetetrahydrofolate dehydrogenase/5,10-methenyltetrahydrofolate cyclohydrolase: MTETVPLTGAAPAAVLRDEAQGIAEQLVREAGVKPRLVVVVATEDESTAWYVRSITRAAAKAGIACDTVRLPADAEAAAIREELAALSADAGVHGVILQTPLPPGASAADLAGAIAPEKDVDGANPLSLGRLAAGLHAFAPATAEAVVSLLDAHGVGLAGRGVAVVGRSTVVGKPLAHLLLDRDATVTVCHSRTADLAAVTRTADIVVAAAGRPGLITAGHLAPGAIVVDVGTNPTEDGGLTGDVDAQSVAGLAAALSPVPGGVGPVTTALLLQHTALAASRAVAGHQ; the protein is encoded by the coding sequence ATGACCGAGACCGTTCCGCTCACCGGTGCCGCGCCCGCCGCCGTCCTGCGGGACGAGGCGCAGGGGATCGCGGAGCAGCTGGTGCGGGAGGCGGGCGTGAAGCCGCGGCTCGTGGTCGTCGTGGCGACCGAGGACGAGAGCACCGCCTGGTATGTGCGGTCGATCACCCGGGCCGCCGCGAAGGCCGGCATCGCGTGCGACACCGTACGGCTGCCCGCGGACGCCGAAGCCGCCGCGATCCGCGAGGAATTGGCCGCGCTGAGCGCCGACGCGGGTGTGCACGGGGTGATCCTGCAGACGCCGCTGCCGCCCGGCGCTTCCGCCGCCGACCTGGCGGGGGCCATCGCGCCGGAGAAGGACGTGGACGGCGCGAACCCGCTGAGCCTGGGCCGGCTGGCCGCGGGCCTGCACGCCTTCGCGCCCGCCACCGCGGAGGCCGTCGTCAGCCTGCTGGACGCGCACGGCGTCGGGCTCGCCGGCCGCGGTGTCGCCGTCGTCGGCCGCTCCACCGTCGTCGGCAAGCCGCTCGCGCACCTGCTGCTCGACCGCGACGCGACGGTGACCGTGTGCCATTCGCGCACCGCCGACCTGGCGGCGGTGACCCGCACCGCGGACATCGTCGTAGCCGCGGCGGGCCGCCCCGGGCTGATCACCGCCGGCCACCTCGCCCCGGGCGCGATCGTCGTGGACGTCGGCACCAACCCCACCGAGGACGGCGGCCTGACCGGCGACGTGGACGCGCAGTCGGTCGCCGGCCTGGCCGCGGCGCTGTCCCCCGTGCCGGGCGGCGTCGGCCCGGTCACCACCGCGCTGCTGCTCCAGCACACCGCGCTCGCCGCGAGCAGGGCCGTCGCCGGGCACCAGTGA
- a CDS encoding SDR family oxidoreductase, producing the protein MSTRTAVVTGASSGIGAATARRLAAAGFHVVLTARRTERLDALAAELTAAGGSVAVHALDVTDRAAVDAFAGGLDAYPPLHVLVNNAGGALGTDPVATADPADWRAMFEVNVLGVLNVTQALLPALSSSGDGTIVVLSSTAGLATYEGGGGYVAAKHGAHVIAETLRLELNGQPVRVIEIAPGMVKTDEFALTRFRGDADRAAAVYAGVAEPLTADDVADTVAWAVTRPAHVNVDLLVLRPRAQASNYKVHRER; encoded by the coding sequence ATGAGCACCCGTACCGCAGTGGTCACCGGCGCGAGCAGCGGTATCGGCGCCGCCACCGCCCGCAGGCTCGCCGCCGCCGGCTTCCACGTCGTGCTCACCGCGCGCCGCACGGAACGGCTCGACGCCCTCGCCGCGGAACTGACCGCGGCCGGAGGCAGTGTGGCCGTCCACGCCCTCGACGTGACCGACAGGGCCGCCGTGGACGCCTTCGCGGGCGGCCTGGACGCCTACCCGCCGCTGCACGTCCTGGTCAACAACGCGGGCGGCGCGCTCGGCACCGACCCGGTCGCCACCGCCGACCCGGCGGACTGGCGGGCGATGTTCGAGGTCAACGTGCTCGGCGTGCTCAATGTCACGCAGGCCCTGCTGCCCGCGCTCAGCTCATCGGGCGACGGCACGATCGTCGTCCTGTCCTCGACCGCGGGCCTGGCGACGTACGAGGGCGGCGGCGGCTACGTGGCCGCCAAGCACGGCGCCCACGTCATCGCCGAGACGCTGCGGCTGGAACTGAACGGCCAGCCGGTGCGGGTCATCGAGATCGCCCCCGGCATGGTCAAGACCGACGAGTTCGCCCTCACCCGCTTCCGCGGCGACGCGGACCGCGCCGCCGCGGTCTACGCCGGTGTGGCCGAGCCGCTGACCGCCGACGACGTCGCCGACACCGTGGCGTGGGCCGTCACCCGCCCGGCCCACGTCAACGTCGACCTGCTGGTGCTGCGGCCGCGCGCCCAGGCGTCCAACTACAAGGTGCACCGCGAGCGGTAG
- a CDS encoding phospholipase, with protein sequence MRVRLALPLAAAVLSLPAVLAAAAPAGAAPADKAQVLSSWTQTSAASYNTWLAARNDQAAWSAYGFDWSTDYCSDSPDNPLGFPFKTACARHDFGYRNYKKAGTFSANKARLDNMLYADLERVCAGYSGATKSACDATAWTYYHAVDIFGSARPARSAA encoded by the coding sequence ATGCGCGTCCGCCTGGCACTCCCCCTCGCCGCCGCCGTCCTGTCCCTGCCCGCCGTGCTCGCCGCCGCCGCCCCGGCAGGCGCCGCGCCCGCCGACAAGGCGCAGGTGCTCAGCAGCTGGACCCAGACCAGCGCCGCCAGTTACAACACCTGGCTCGCCGCCCGCAACGACCAGGCCGCCTGGTCGGCCTACGGCTTCGACTGGTCGACCGACTACTGCTCGGACTCCCCCGACAACCCGCTGGGCTTCCCCTTCAAGACCGCCTGCGCCCGGCACGACTTCGGCTACCGCAACTACAAGAAGGCCGGCACCTTCAGCGCCAACAAGGCCCGGCTGGACAACATGCTCTACGCCGACCTCGAAAGGGTCTGCGCCGGCTATTCCGGCGCGACCAAGTCCGCTTGCGACGCCACCGCGTGGACGTATTACCACGCGGTGGACATCTTCGGCTCGGCCAGGCCCGCTCGGAGCGCCGCCTGA
- a CDS encoding polysaccharide lyase family 7 protein yields the protein MKSRSRVLAAVSAAGVVGALGLLGSPSASAASAGAITGLGGKCVDVASASSANGAHVQLYDCNGSAAQSWTVGNADNSVRALGKCMDVTAASTASGAKVQLYDCNGTAAQQWTASNGQLVNTGSGKCLDATGQSSANGNQLQIWTCTGAANQKWTLPGGSTPPSGGLDTGVAPGGNFNLSVWELQEPVGSPGSPTTISSSRLQGSGGYQDSYFSTDGSDGAMTFWAPEKGVTTPNSNYARSELREMNTNGSAADWSLAGTHRLNATLRVVSVTSNVCVGQIHLGSGGTSTKPLIELYYHSNGDIVAGVENSPDGGQTTHTVGHVAVGTKWSYTIGVSGGNTIDLTVNGSVTHYAIPSSFNAYKQYFKAGSYNQSSSDSTTNGARVAFYALTVAHS from the coding sequence ATGAAAAGCCGTTCAAGAGTGCTCGCGGCGGTCAGCGCCGCGGGTGTCGTCGGGGCGCTCGGGCTGTTGGGCTCGCCCAGTGCCTCGGCCGCGAGTGCCGGGGCGATCACCGGCCTCGGTGGCAAGTGCGTCGACGTGGCCTCCGCTTCGAGTGCCAACGGGGCGCATGTGCAGCTGTACGACTGCAACGGGTCGGCCGCGCAGAGCTGGACGGTCGGCAATGCCGACAACTCGGTTCGGGCGCTGGGCAAGTGCATGGACGTGACGGCCGCGTCGACGGCCAGCGGCGCCAAGGTGCAGCTGTACGACTGCAACGGCACCGCGGCGCAGCAGTGGACCGCGAGCAACGGGCAGCTGGTCAACACCGGCTCGGGCAAGTGCCTGGACGCGACCGGCCAGTCGTCCGCCAACGGCAACCAGCTGCAGATCTGGACGTGCACCGGCGCGGCCAACCAGAAGTGGACGCTGCCCGGCGGGTCGACGCCGCCGTCCGGGGGGCTCGACACCGGGGTGGCGCCCGGCGGGAACTTCAACCTGTCGGTGTGGGAGCTCCAGGAGCCGGTCGGCTCGCCCGGCTCGCCCACCACGATCTCGTCGTCGCGGCTGCAGGGCTCGGGCGGCTACCAGGACTCGTACTTCTCCACCGACGGGTCGGACGGCGCCATGACCTTCTGGGCGCCGGAGAAGGGCGTCACGACGCCGAACTCCAACTACGCCCGCTCCGAGCTGCGGGAGATGAACACCAACGGCAGCGCCGCCGACTGGTCGCTGGCCGGCACCCACCGGCTGAACGCGACGCTGCGGGTGGTGTCCGTGACGTCGAACGTGTGCGTCGGGCAGATCCACCTCGGCTCGGGCGGCACGTCCACCAAGCCGTTGATCGAGCTGTATTACCACTCCAACGGCGACATCGTCGCGGGCGTGGAGAACTCGCCGGACGGCGGCCAGACCACGCACACCGTGGGCCATGTCGCGGTCGGCACCAAGTGGAGCTACACGATCGGCGTGTCCGGCGGCAACACCATCGACCTGACCGTCAACGGGAGCGTGACGCACTACGCCATCCCGTCGTCCTTCAACGCCTACAAGCAGTATTTCAAGGCCGGCTCCTACAACCAGTCGTCCTCCGACAGCACCACCAACGGCGCCCGCGTCGCCTTCTACGCCCTCACCGTCGCGCACAGCTGA